The Halalkalibacter krulwichiae genome has a segment encoding these proteins:
- a CDS encoding nuclease-related domain-containing protein produces MSLAKNERQHYYNLKKGYEGEKHFDAMLEKISCECLILNDLLLKKHNTTFQVDSLIIFQDSIYMFEVKNYEGDYYYESERLYKTPNNEISNPLNQLNRSESLMRQLLYDLGYHLPIYASVIFINPEFTLYQAPRNLPFIFPTQVESVLKKMKSIPSKLNEKHKILANHLMSLHIKESPFTLVPPYNYDQLRKGITCAKCSSLSNTVAGNLCICKQCGYEEVVATAVMRNIKEFKLLFPNQKITTSIIHDWCKVVDSKKRIKRILEKNFTIVGVHRWAYYE; encoded by the coding sequence ATGAGTTTGGCTAAAAACGAAAGGCAACACTACTACAACTTGAAAAAGGGATATGAAGGCGAGAAACACTTTGACGCAATGCTAGAAAAGATTTCTTGCGAATGCTTGATCCTAAATGATTTGCTCCTAAAAAAACATAACACCACCTTCCAAGTCGACTCCCTAATCATCTTTCAAGATTCTATTTACATGTTTGAAGTGAAAAATTATGAAGGTGATTATTATTACGAATCAGAAAGACTATACAAGACCCCCAATAACGAAATAAGTAATCCACTTAATCAATTAAATAGAAGCGAATCTCTTATGCGCCAGTTACTCTACGATCTTGGGTACCACCTACCAATTTACGCTAGTGTTATTTTTATTAACCCCGAATTCACGTTATATCAAGCACCGCGTAACCTACCATTTATTTTCCCAACTCAGGTTGAATCAGTACTTAAAAAAATGAAATCTATCCCTTCAAAGTTAAATGAAAAACACAAGATTCTAGCTAACCACCTTATGTCATTACACATAAAAGAATCCCCATTTACACTTGTCCCCCCTTATAATTATGACCAACTACGAAAAGGAATCACCTGCGCCAAATGTTCCTCGCTTTCCAACACCGTTGCAGGCAACCTCTGTATCTGTAAGCAATGTGGCTACGAAGAAGTGGTTGCCACTGCCGTCATGCGAAATATAAAAGAATTTAAGCTTCTATTCCCCAACCAAAAAATCACTACCTCTATTATTCATGACTGGTGTAAAGTAGTCGATTCTAAAAAAAGGATCAAAAGAATATTAGAAAAAAACTTTACGATAGTCGGGGTACACCGGTGGGCCTATTATGAATAG
- a CDS encoding Ger(x)C family spore germination protein — translation MYKLGSFILVLLMFMLVLTGCWDRREINELSLVTGLALEQSDDEEAFSLTIEVLNASEMDPDLAEGLTPTITYQLKGLTMGELLTKMNLGITRELDFSHARTLIVDEEIAREGIAKFIQFLEKSGYFRTDFQIIVAKGVKASQIITTTYPIPKVPSLKIFEQLMTIRDTWGGFPQSDLNQFVYDLTQTGREPVVGALTIRGDATKGKNIDDNRELDLPAIIEYDGIAVFEKDRMIGYLSPEEARSYMWTQDVTETAVTVPCGEGYFSIQVYNAYTTIDTKFNNGLPEVTVDLIVEGDIYDNQCPNPLDDYNTYFNYEDILAKHIEEKIVATVTTVQEKFGVDIFGFGEHFNKQHHKEYKKYENQWNEKFKQLNVTANVEANLRRDGMRTKSFLTSKRKE, via the coding sequence ATGTACAAGCTTGGCTCATTCATTCTTGTTCTCCTTATGTTTATGCTCGTTCTGACAGGTTGCTGGGATCGACGAGAGATTAATGAATTGTCATTAGTGACAGGTCTTGCGTTGGAACAGAGTGATGATGAGGAGGCCTTCAGTTTAACGATTGAAGTACTGAATGCAAGCGAAATGGATCCAGACTTGGCCGAGGGGCTTACGCCGACGATTACTTATCAATTAAAAGGCTTAACAATGGGGGAGTTATTAACGAAAATGAATCTTGGGATAACTAGAGAATTAGATTTCTCGCATGCGAGAACGTTGATTGTCGATGAAGAGATAGCAAGAGAAGGGATTGCGAAATTCATCCAATTTCTAGAGAAGAGCGGCTATTTCCGCACTGATTTCCAAATTATTGTCGCAAAAGGCGTGAAAGCATCACAGATCATTACGACGACATATCCGATCCCAAAAGTACCATCGTTAAAAATATTCGAACAACTTATGACAATTCGAGATACTTGGGGAGGTTTCCCGCAATCAGACTTAAACCAGTTTGTCTATGATCTCACACAAACTGGACGAGAACCTGTCGTGGGAGCTTTAACGATCAGGGGCGATGCGACAAAAGGCAAGAATATTGATGATAACCGTGAACTAGATCTACCGGCTATTATTGAATATGACGGAATTGCAGTATTCGAAAAAGATCGAATGATTGGTTACTTATCCCCAGAAGAAGCTAGAAGTTACATGTGGACTCAAGATGTAACAGAAACAGCTGTCACAGTTCCATGCGGAGAAGGGTATTTTTCTATACAAGTGTACAATGCATACACGACAATTGACACAAAATTCAACAATGGTTTGCCAGAAGTGACGGTCGACCTTATTGTCGAAGGAGACATTTATGATAATCAATGTCCAAATCCTTTAGATGATTATAATACGTATTTTAATTATGAGGATATACTGGCAAAACACATTGAAGAGAAAATCGTTGCGACCGTAACGACTGTTCAAGAAAAGTTTGGGGTTGATATTTTTGGATTCGGTGAACATTTTAATAAACAGCATCACAAAGAATATAAGAAATATGAGAATCAGTGGAATGAGAAATTTAAGCAATTGAATGTAACAGCAAATGTAGAAGCTAACCTGAGAAGAGACGGGATGAGAACGAAGAGTTTTTTAACAAGTAAGAGAAAAGAATAA
- a CDS encoding polysaccharide deacetylase family protein, which translates to MKASLFKLMMVVTLLFSVQLADAVHANGPDSGEAEQQFWWKKDKKEDPKEDFPDLRGGPENPERERQQPVDMNLLQQLYPDTFIQQGPTTQNRIALTFDDGPDSRYTEDVLNVLNEYNVPATFFLMGSRAIAYPEIVERINNEGHVIGNHTYFHPNLVKEGDIPTLEREVTRTEDVLNDIVGYRTSLFRPPYGFLYNELVEKLADMQYLVIGWSVDSLDWQEDPPEVIASTVIDNVGPGAIILMHDGADWDGDRTNTIESLRQIIPTLQAQGYEFVTVPELLNVPFAK; encoded by the coding sequence ATGAAAGCAAGTTTGTTTAAGTTGATGATGGTTGTGACTTTATTGTTTAGTGTGCAGCTTGCAGATGCCGTTCATGCCAATGGACCAGATTCAGGTGAAGCAGAGCAGCAGTTTTGGTGGAAAAAAGATAAGAAAGAGGATCCAAAAGAAGATTTTCCTGATTTACGAGGCGGTCCAGAAAATCCAGAGAGAGAGCGTCAGCAGCCTGTTGATATGAACTTGTTGCAGCAGCTATACCCAGATACGTTCATCCAGCAAGGTCCGACGACACAAAATCGAATCGCTCTAACCTTTGATGATGGACCTGATTCACGTTATACCGAAGATGTTCTAAATGTATTAAATGAGTACAATGTACCAGCGACATTTTTCTTAATGGGATCTCGTGCAATTGCTTACCCTGAAATTGTAGAGCGTATAAACAATGAAGGCCATGTGATCGGAAATCATACATACTTCCATCCTAACTTGGTCAAAGAAGGGGACATTCCGACGCTTGAGCGCGAAGTGACAAGAACAGAAGACGTGTTGAATGATATTGTCGGCTATCGAACAAGTTTGTTTAGACCCCCTTATGGATTTTTGTATAATGAATTAGTCGAAAAGCTTGCAGACATGCAGTATTTAGTCATCGGTTGGTCTGTCGATTCATTAGATTGGCAGGAAGATCCACCTGAAGTAATTGCCTCTACTGTTATTGATAACGTTGGACCAGGTGCCATCATTCTTATGCATGATGGAGCCGATTGGGATGGAGACCGAACAAATACAATTGAATCGCTACGCCAAATCATTCCAACGCTGCAGGCGCAAGGATATGAGTTTGTTACGGTACCAGAATTGTTGAATGTACCATTTGCGAAATAA
- a CDS encoding OsmC family protein: MVQLKWKNGENEIANGAGVQIIGSKAPDQNGLSPKEMIEGALALCISISLEKVLERDGIELDLNDFTIDATAKKEDGVTNRFTHFDVRVTLPQGLEEAYQKKLFTIVERACTISNTFAHEAEITISVE, encoded by the coding sequence TTGGTTCAATTAAAGTGGAAAAATGGCGAAAATGAAATTGCCAATGGAGCAGGAGTTCAGATCATTGGAAGCAAAGCACCAGACCAGAACGGCCTCTCTCCTAAGGAAATGATTGAAGGTGCACTAGCTTTGTGCATTTCAATTTCACTAGAAAAAGTCCTTGAAAGAGATGGGATCGAGCTAGATTTAAATGACTTTACAATAGATGCTACGGCGAAAAAAGAAGACGGCGTTACGAATCGCTTTACACATTTTGATGTGCGTGTCACTCTGCCTCAAGGGTTAGAAGAAGCCTATCAAAAGAAGCTTTTCACCATTGTCGAACGTGCATGCACAATTAGCAACACCTTTGCCCACGAAGCTGAGATAACAATTAGTGTCGAATAA
- a CDS encoding ABC transporter ATP-binding protein, whose protein sequence is MKRRGDGTVTEVTKPLLEVKNLTKHFPLYGPFGKLGGIKQNVQAVQDVSLRLYEGETYGLVGESGSGKSTTGRTILGLTEATSGEVLYEGKDLTKWSKKEMRKLRKDLQMVFQDPYSSLNPRKKVGQILEEPLKIHGWANKQQRQERALEILELVGLQAEHYFRYPHEFSGGQRQRLGIARAIIMNPKVVICDEPVSALDVSIQSQVLNILKTLQKDMKLTMLFITHDISVVRYISNRIGLMYLGRIVEEAPTDDLFEEPLHPYTKALFSAVPDGTKKERIVLKGEIPSPLQPPSGCVFHTRCPFAIERCQKEVPAFREIRKDHRVACHLVEEEELDWFN, encoded by the coding sequence ATGAAGAGAAGGGGGGATGGCACCGTGACTGAGGTGACAAAACCCTTACTTGAAGTGAAGAACCTAACGAAGCATTTCCCTCTTTATGGTCCTTTCGGTAAGCTAGGCGGAATTAAGCAAAATGTACAAGCTGTTCAGGATGTGTCCCTTCGTTTATATGAAGGTGAAACGTATGGGCTTGTCGGCGAATCAGGTTCCGGCAAGAGTACGACAGGGAGAACGATTCTCGGTTTAACGGAAGCTACAAGTGGTGAGGTCCTTTACGAAGGGAAAGATCTGACCAAATGGTCGAAAAAAGAGATGCGAAAGCTACGCAAAGATTTACAAATGGTTTTTCAAGATCCGTACTCTTCGTTAAACCCAAGAAAGAAAGTTGGACAAATTTTAGAAGAACCGTTGAAAATACATGGTTGGGCTAACAAACAACAAAGACAGGAACGAGCTCTTGAAATTCTTGAGTTAGTTGGACTGCAAGCAGAACATTACTTTCGCTATCCCCATGAATTTTCTGGAGGACAACGCCAAAGACTTGGAATTGCTAGAGCCATTATTATGAACCCAAAGGTCGTCATTTGCGATGAGCCCGTCTCAGCACTTGATGTTTCGATCCAGTCACAAGTATTAAACATTTTAAAAACGTTGCAAAAAGACATGAAACTAACGATGTTGTTTATTACGCACGATATTAGTGTAGTAAGGTACATCTCCAATCGGATCGGCCTCATGTATTTAGGAAGAATTGTCGAAGAGGCGCCAACAGATGACTTGTTTGAAGAACCGCTTCATCCTTATACAAAGGCGTTGTTCTCAGCTGTTCCTGATGGAACGAAAAAAGAGAGAATTGTGTTAAAAGGTGAGATTCCCTCTCCTTTACAACCCCCATCCGGCTGTGTCTTCCACACAAGATGTCCATTTGCAATAGAACGCTGCCAGAAAGAAGTACCGGCATTTAGAGAGATAAGAAAAGACCACCGAGTGGCCTGTCACCTAGTAGAAGAGGAGGAATTAGATTGGTTCAATTAA
- a CDS encoding ABC transporter ATP-binding protein has product MSLLKVDHLKTHFYTDRGKITAVRDVSFSVDEGEIIGIVGESGCGKSVMAQSLIRLLEHTDPIELEGEVFLEGRDLLRLPLKEMRNIRGNDISMIFQDPLTSLNPVYTIGDQIIEVLRVHQKLSKKEARIKAIELLKLTGIPAAAQRVDEYPHQLSGGMQQRVMIAIALACRPKLLIADEPTTALDVTIQAQILELIKDLNQEFGMSVLFITHDLGVVASLCTNVKVMYLGQVVEESPTDQLFKQPLHPYTQMLLKSTPKMDGDRHAPLHVIKGTVPSLTNIPKGCSFSTRCPYATNLCKEEEPPTIPVDGGQSVKCWLYDEEKGGWHRD; this is encoded by the coding sequence ATGTCATTACTTAAAGTCGATCATTTAAAGACACATTTTTATACAGATCGTGGCAAAATAACGGCCGTTAGGGATGTCAGCTTCTCAGTCGATGAAGGTGAGATCATCGGGATTGTTGGAGAATCTGGCTGCGGAAAAAGTGTGATGGCCCAATCACTCATCCGTTTACTTGAACATACAGATCCGATTGAATTAGAAGGAGAAGTGTTTCTTGAAGGTCGTGACCTCCTTCGTTTACCGTTAAAAGAGATGAGGAACATTCGAGGAAATGATATTTCAATGATTTTCCAAGATCCTTTAACCTCATTGAACCCTGTCTACACAATTGGTGATCAAATTATTGAAGTGTTGCGTGTTCATCAGAAGCTATCAAAGAAAGAAGCAAGAATAAAAGCAATTGAGCTTTTGAAGTTAACGGGGATCCCTGCTGCTGCGCAGCGCGTTGATGAATATCCGCATCAACTTTCCGGTGGAATGCAGCAACGAGTCATGATTGCGATTGCGCTAGCTTGCCGCCCTAAATTACTTATTGCAGATGAGCCGACAACGGCGTTAGATGTAACAATTCAGGCGCAAATTCTTGAACTGATTAAAGACTTAAATCAAGAGTTTGGCATGAGCGTTTTGTTTATCACTCATGATCTTGGAGTTGTCGCTAGTCTTTGTACAAATGTAAAAGTGATGTATTTAGGTCAAGTCGTTGAGGAGTCTCCAACAGATCAATTATTTAAGCAACCGCTCCATCCTTATACACAAATGCTATTAAAATCAACACCGAAAATGGATGGAGATCGTCACGCGCCACTTCATGTTATTAAAGGAACGGTTCCCTCTTTAACGAACATTCCAAAAGGGTGCAGTTTTTCAACTCGTTGTCCTTATGCAACAAACTTGTGCAAAGAAGAAGAACCACCGACAATTCCAGTCGATGGTGGACAAAGTGTGAAGTGTTGGCTATATGATGAAGAGAAGGGGGGATGGCACCGTGACTGA
- a CDS encoding ABC transporter permease: protein MIAYILKRLLSTLPVLFVVSVTIFLIIHITPGDPAATILGMEATPEQIEQLNEELGFNRPIHEQYADWVAGLVRGDLGDSLFMRKPVTEAIAEHIRPTLSLAILAQVISLVLAIPFGIIAAYRRGTFVDTTLMSVSLLGMAIPSFLLGLILMLVVGVWLQWLPVAGYVPISSGFVEHMKHLILPAISLGAIQAALITRMTRSSMLDILNLNYIKTARSKGLREANVLVKHAFRNAFLPILTVIGQTFGTLVTGAVVVETIFNIPGLGQLIINSISRRDYIVIQGVVLMVTVLYVFINLIIDLLYGLVDPRVRLDQKQ, encoded by the coding sequence ATGATTGCGTATATTTTGAAAAGACTGCTTTCCACCTTACCGGTCCTGTTTGTCGTGTCGGTTACGATCTTTTTGATTATCCATATTACACCGGGTGATCCAGCAGCGACAATTCTTGGTATGGAAGCTACTCCAGAACAAATTGAACAATTAAATGAAGAGCTTGGTTTTAATCGACCGATTCACGAACAGTATGCTGATTGGGTGGCAGGGCTTGTCCGAGGAGATTTAGGCGATTCTCTCTTTATGAGAAAGCCGGTGACCGAAGCAATCGCTGAACATATTAGACCAACATTATCATTGGCTATATTGGCTCAAGTGATTTCACTCGTGTTAGCAATCCCGTTTGGAATTATTGCGGCGTATCGCCGTGGTACATTTGTCGATACAACATTAATGAGTGTTTCATTGTTAGGGATGGCGATTCCTAGTTTTCTATTAGGGTTAATTTTAATGCTTGTTGTTGGCGTTTGGCTTCAATGGTTACCGGTTGCTGGTTATGTGCCGATCTCTAGTGGCTTTGTTGAACATATGAAACATTTAATTTTGCCTGCCATATCTCTTGGTGCGATACAGGCGGCGCTGATTACACGTATGACTCGCTCTTCAATGTTGGATATTCTTAATTTGAATTATATTAAGACGGCAAGGTCGAAGGGATTGAGAGAGGCGAATGTATTAGTAAAGCATGCCTTTCGTAATGCCTTTTTGCCCATTTTGACGGTCATTGGGCAGACATTTGGGACGCTTGTGACAGGGGCAGTAGTCGTGGAAACGATCTTCAACATTCCAGGACTTGGACAGTTGATCATTAATTCAATCAGCCGAAGAGACTATATCGTGATTCAAGGTGTCGTCTTAATGGTAACCGTTCTCTATGTCTTTATTAACTTAATTATTGATTTACTATATGGTCTGGTGGACCCTCGTGTTCGCTTGGATCAAAAGCAGTGA